A single region of the Arthrobacter sp. zg-Y20 genome encodes:
- a CDS encoding glycosyltransferase, whose translation MDPDSNQAEATRVSVCMAAYNGAEHIREQIDSILSELGPGDELVVVDDASTDKTRDVVSGVGDSRIRLIPSSVNRGYVRTFEAALAHSRGEYVFLSDQDDVWIPGRVQRMVDALQDAEVVASNFSFFGQQPRAIESIRLRSADSGRRWANLFALWVGYRPYYGCSMAMRSSVLSLILPFPGFLTETHDQWIAMVANLAGTMHHVEEDTLRRRLHEANTSPKQWRSLRRILAARLMLLRAFLVAVRRIRRGSPAGTDRPA comes from the coding sequence GTGGACCCGGACTCGAACCAGGCCGAAGCAACCCGCGTAAGCGTCTGCATGGCGGCCTACAACGGCGCCGAACACATTCGGGAACAGATCGACTCGATCCTGTCCGAACTGGGCCCCGGCGATGAGCTGGTAGTGGTGGACGATGCGTCCACCGACAAAACCCGGGACGTGGTGTCCGGCGTCGGCGACTCCCGCATCCGGCTCATCCCCTCTTCCGTCAACCGGGGGTACGTGAGAACCTTCGAGGCGGCACTGGCCCACAGCCGGGGTGAGTATGTGTTCCTGTCGGACCAGGACGACGTCTGGATCCCTGGCCGGGTCCAGCGAATGGTCGATGCCCTGCAGGATGCGGAGGTTGTCGCGAGCAATTTCAGTTTCTTCGGCCAGCAGCCGCGGGCCATAGAATCCATCCGCCTGCGGTCCGCGGACAGCGGACGGCGGTGGGCAAACCTGTTCGCGCTGTGGGTGGGATACCGCCCCTACTACGGTTGTTCCATGGCCATGCGGAGCAGTGTCCTGTCCCTGATCCTGCCGTTTCCGGGGTTCCTCACCGAAACGCACGACCAGTGGATAGCGATGGTGGCCAACCTCGCCGGCACCATGCACCACGTCGAAGAGGACACGCTGCGGCGCCGTCTGCATGAGGCCAACACCTCGCCCAAGCAATGGCGGTCGCTGCGGCGGATCCTGGCAGCGCGACTGATGCTGCTGCGCGCGTTTCTGGTGGCGGTCCGAAGGATCCGGCGGGGCTCTCCCGCCGGCACTGATCGACCCGCTTAA
- a CDS encoding pore-forming ESAT-6 family protein, whose product MSQDRLSYDTDTSSAVQGDIQSIVARLESLIGEREKAVNAAMSDFQADGVSEEYQAVENRFRNAANETRNIIALVKQTLSQNDETAAGAGARAKSAVANIG is encoded by the coding sequence ATGTCCCAGGATCGTTTGAGCTATGACACTGATACGTCTTCTGCCGTGCAGGGGGATATCCAGTCGATTGTTGCCCGGTTGGAGTCGTTGATCGGTGAGCGTGAGAAGGCCGTGAACGCGGCGATGTCGGATTTCCAGGCTGATGGTGTGTCGGAGGAGTACCAGGCGGTGGAGAACCGTTTCCGGAATGCGGCTAATGAGACGCGGAACATTATTGCCCTGGTGAAGCAGACGCTATCGCAGAATGATGAGACGGCTGCCGGCGCGGGTGCGCGGGCGAAGTCCGCCGTCGCCAATATCGGCTAG
- a CDS encoding pore-forming ESAT-6 family protein, whose product MSQDRLSYDTDTSSAVQGDIQSIVARLESLIGEREKAVNAAMSDFQADGVSEEYQAVENRFRNAANETRNIIALVKQTLSQNDETAAGAGARAKSAVANIG is encoded by the coding sequence ATGTCCCAGGATCGTTTGAGCTATGACACTGATACGTCTTCTGCCGTGCAGGGGGATATCCAGTCGATTGTTGCCCGGTTGGAGTCGTTGATCGGTGAGCGTGAGAAGGCCGTGAACGCGGCGATGTCGGATTTCCAGGCTGATGGTGTGTCGGAGGAGTACCAGGCGGTGGAGAACCGTTTCCGGAATGCGGCTAATGAGACGCGGAACATTATTGCCCTGGTGAAGCAGACGCTGTCGCAGAATGATGAGACGGCTGCCGGCGCGGGTGCGCGGGCGAAGTCCGCCGTCGCCAATATCGGCTAG
- a CDS encoding DUF6507 family protein translates to MTYSIRPAEVRAVLTEVADQAAQYEAHIGAFEGNFQALITASKNAPALSAALLGFTERVLMPQLSTITGRTQDATTAVGNAVAIVETADIQMADDARTAQIQAAQSTAGGSYAPAVYGRQARGAVVAQA, encoded by the coding sequence GTGACGTACTCCATTCGCCCGGCCGAGGTGCGTGCCGTCCTGACGGAAGTGGCTGACCAGGCCGCCCAGTATGAGGCACACATCGGAGCCTTCGAGGGTAATTTCCAGGCCCTGATCACGGCGTCGAAAAACGCTCCGGCACTGTCCGCGGCACTGCTCGGATTCACTGAGCGCGTCCTGATGCCGCAGCTGAGCACCATCACCGGACGGACCCAAGATGCCACGACGGCCGTCGGCAACGCCGTGGCCATTGTCGAAACCGCTGATATCCAGATGGCCGATGACGCCAGGACGGCCCAGATCCAGGCCGCCCAGAGCACTGCGGGAGGATCCTACGCTCCTGCTGTCTATGGCCGGCAAGCACGCGGCGCCGTCGTCGCGCAGGCCTGA